Genomic DNA from Erythrobacter aureus:
CCCGGCGTATCGGGCAGGGAGAGCGGGTTGAAGCCGGTCGGCTCGCCCGCGCGGATGCTGTCGTAGCGCCCGCCGATGCCACGCACGAACAGCTCCGCGCCGCGATCCTTGTCGAACAGGATGGTGCGGGGGCTGAACTTTTGTGCCTGCGCGGCGAGGAAGTTCATCACCACGGTCTTGCCCGAGCCCGACGGCCCGATGACCGAGAAGTTGCCCAGGTCGCCGTGGTGGAAATTGAAGAAGAACGGCGTCGCGCTGGTGGTCTCCAGCAGCGTCACCGCTTCGCCCCAGTGGTTGCCCTGCGCCTGACCGAGCGCGAAGCCGTGCAGGCTCCCGAAGCTGGCCATATTGGCGCTCGAGATCAACGCACGGCGGACGAGATAGCTCTCGTTGCCCGGGAACTGTCCCCAGAAGGCGGGCTCGCAATTGGTATCCTCTCGCACCGCGATCGCGCCGGTATCGGCCAATGCGGCGGCGCAGGCAGCCATGGCATCGTCGAGACGACCGAGCCCCTGTTCCTTGACCATTACGGTCAGATGATGATCGCCGAAGCCGACCGCGCCATTACCCAGCGCATCGCGCGCGGCAAGCATGTCGGCGCGTTCTGCGGCGGCTTCCTCGTCCGCGCTCTTCAGGCGGCGGATGGCCAGGTCCATCCGCTCGCGCGCGGTCTGACGCTCGGTCGGCGCATAGCTTTCGCTCACCACCATTTCGAACGGCAGGCGCAGCAGGCTGTCGAGCAGGCCGGGAGAGGTCGCTTCGGGATAGTCCTTGAGGCCCAGGATTGCGGCAAAATCGGGCGTGCCCGAACCGCGCATCTCGATCGCATCGAGGCCGAAGCTGACCCGGCGATAGGGTAGCATGTGCCCCAGATCGACATCGTCGGCAGGCTTGCGCACGGGGCGCATCTCGCCGTTGTAGAGCGCGCTCAAGAGCTCGAGCATTTCCGAATTGGTATGACCCTGCGGCCCGATGTAATCGCCGAGCAGGGTCGCACCGTAAGCCGATAGCGAAGCCACCAGCCCTTGCGAGGCTGCGCGCAGGCTGCGCAAATCCTTCGGATCGGCGTCGAGCCATTCGCCGCCACCGCGCTTGAATTTCTTGCTCACGCGTTCGGCAAGCCCCGCCTTGCCACGCGCCGGGCGGCGGATCAGCGTAATGAACTGGTCGTTGACGAATAGCTGGCCCGAGCCGAGCCGCTCGCGCCAGCGCTCGTCGATATGGCGGCTGATCGGATCGGGAAACTGCGCCTCCAGCTCCACCGAAACACGGCGCCGGATGACGTGATGATAGAGTACGAAGCGCGCATCGAGCGTGGAGCGCAGCACCACTTCGCGCGTGGCCGCATGGGCGTTCAGCGCGTCGCTGTCCTCGGTCTCGAACAGCAGCCCCGGCACCTGGATCGCGGTCATCACGCTGCCGTCGCGCAGCAGCATGGTGCTTTCATCGATCAGGCGAAGATACGGAAGGCGATCGCCGGCGCGCGCTTCCTTCGCGCTCCAGGCAGCGGCGCCTTTCCACTTGTCCTTACGCGGCATAGGAATTGCACCCCCAGCGCTTGTAGTTTGCCACCCGCGGGCATTTCGAAACCTTGGTGATCCACAGGTCGAAGATGCGCGGTTCGCGCAGGCAGGCGAAATAGCCCACGCCATGCATCACGGCGAAAACCAGCAAGGCCAGCCAACTGCCGGTGATAAGGAATGCCTCGGTCGTCACCATCCCGTTGATGATGAAGTAGTTATAAGTCACCCCCGCGAACATCTGCGGACGCGTCAGCGCGCGGTGAACGGGATGGCGGACGAGCGCGGTCACGTCAGCCTCCTGCCACGCCCTGGATGCCCGCGACGATCGAAGCGGCACCGAACAGGATAAACACGCCGATGATCACGGTTGCCCCGAAGCGCCAATTGAGACGGCCGGTCAGCATCATGAAGCCGACGGCGGCTACGGCCATGACGGCAACGGCGGTCGCGACATTGCCGAGCAAGGTCCCCTGCAGCCAGCCAAGCGCGGCGACGATCGGACCCGATCCGGCCGGATCGGTGCCTTGCGCAAAGGCGGCGCTCGGGATCATCAGTGCGGCAAGCGCCGCCGGAAGGGTGATTTTGCGACTCAAGTATCTACTCCCGTGAATGGTCGGAAAGACGGCCCATGATGGCCGCCACGTAATGCTGTGTTTCGCGGATGCGGGGAATGCCACCCGCGCGAATGACGCGCCCCGGCCCCGCATTATAGGCTGCCAGAGCCTTTTCGAGATCGCCGTCGAACCGGTCGAGCTGTTCGCGCAGATAGCGTGCACCCCCTTCGAGATTGGCGAAGGGATCGTCGGGATCGACACCGAGATCACGCGCCGTACCCGGCATCAGCTGGGCGAGTCCGCGTGCGCCAACGGGCGAAACCGCGTTCGCGCGCCAGCGGCTCTCCTGCCACACCAGCGCTTCGATGAGCGTCGGGCTGAGATCGAAGCGCGCGGCAAGTTCGGCCACCTTGGCCTTGTAGCTTTCCGGTACGAAACGCGCATACTGGCCAGGATCGGCGACAGCGGCATCCGGAATCACGATGTCGGCAGGGACTTCGGTCAGCGGCCCCGCGGATGCCAATTCGGTTTGGGCGGCAGTCGACGCGGCGCCTCCGCCGGTTACCCAGCGCGCTCCGTCAGCGTCGACTTCCATGACATCCGCCTTCACAGGGAAGGCAGTCAGCACCGCGCAGGACAATCCCGTCACCAGCGCCAAGCGTGCGAGAATCATTGCACCCTCCGTCCGGTCCCGATGGCCATGATACATGACAAGCGAGTGACAGGAAGGGCAATGTACTGTCGAACTGTCGCAAGGTTACAACACACATAAAAAAGGCCCGCCTTCCAAAGAAGGCGGGCCCGGTGGCTCTGCAGTCTTGCGAAGAATTAGCGGAGCGAGAGTGCATAATAGCGAGCGAATTCGCCCTTGTCGAGCATGGCCAAAGCCTTGCGCGCGAGACGGCGCGAATCCACCCATTTTCCATCGGCGGTTTCGAGTTCGACACTGTCGCGCGCGTTAGCGGCAGCCGCAAAATCGGCGCGGGCCGCCTCATAGTTGCCCGTGCGCGCGAGCGCGATACCGTGATTGATCAGGCGTGCCGGGTCGTCCGCGGCCAGCTCGTCGCATTTCTCGATGGCCGCACGGGCCGCGGCATTGTCGTTCGCGACCAGCTCTTCATAGCCCACATCGAAATCCGAATGCGGGTCTGCGACCACTTCGACCGGACCCTGCGCCATAAGCGCCAATGCTACACTTGCGATGATCGCCATTTCGGCTCTCCCATATCTGTTCTGCGGCTATGGGTGCCCTGCTTCACCGCATTCCGCAACAAAACTGTAACATTGTCATATTTCTGCAATCCATGGGTTTGGGATGCGGTTTTCGACGAAGCCCCGGTGCTTCGTCGCATTAGTGGTCGAAACTGCAACACAACGGTCATGAAGCGACAAAAACTGTCACGAAGGCCCCCTAGCGGACGAGTCGCGATCAACGAATTCGCGAATCCAGTTCATCCGGTTTTTGAGGGGACCGTTACCCGTGACCAATCTTCATCGTTCGCTCGTCCTCGGCTGCTCGGCTCTGGCTCTCGCCAGTTGCGGCGCCGACGAAATCGTCTCGCCGGGAACCGGCGGGAACATCACCATCAACAATACCAATACGCCTGCACCCACGCCGACACCGACCCCGACGCCCACAGCCACGCTGGTCACTCCGGCAGCCGGCTGCCCGACGATCTCCGATCCGGTCGGCCTGACCGACAGCGGCACGATCAACGGGCCGACCGGTGAATACCGCGTCTGCACCCTGCCTTCGCGCTTCACAGCGTCGTCGACGCTGCCCTATATCGAAGGCCTGCTCTATCGCATTGATGGCCGTGTCGACGTCGGCACCGATGGCGGGCCGGTCGACACCGGTGCGGATACCGATGTCGAACTGACCATCGAACCGGGCGTGATCCTGTTTTCGCAGGGCTCGGGCTGGATGAACATCAACCGCGGCAACACGATCCAGGCCAACGGCACCGCATCGCGTCCGATCATCTTCACCAGCCGCGACAATGTGCAGGGGCTCAACACGATCAACTCGTCGGGCCAATGGGGCGGTCTCGTCCTCTCCGGCCGCGCCCCGGTCACGGACTGTATCGCTCCCGGCGCGACCCCGGGCACCGCAGCCTGCGAACGCCAGGTGGAAGGCGCGGTACAACCCGCCCTGTTCGGCGGCGCAACCTCGGACGACAGCTCTGGCAGCCTTCAGTTCGTCCAGCTCCGTTATTCCGGCTTCGTCCTTTCGGGCGACAACGAGTTGCAGGCCCTCACCACGGGCGGCGTGGGAAGCGGTACGACGATCAACAACATCATGAGCTACAACAGCTCGGATGACGGCGTCGAATTCTTCGGTGGCCGCTTCAACGTTCGCAACCTGATCGTGGTCGGTGCGGAAGACGACAGCCTCGACACCGATACCGGCGCGAAGGTCAACATGCAGAACGTGATCGCTATCCAGCGTCCCAACGTTGGCGATACGATCATCGAGGCCGATTCCAATAACGGTCTGGAAGAGCAGACCCCGCGCCAGAAGACGCAGATCTCCAACGCGACCTTCATCCACAACGGCGCCGAGCAGGACCAGGCCATCCGTATCCGGGGCGGCACCGATTTCGCGATCGTGAACTCGGTTCTGGTCGATGCCACGGGCGGCACGCCCTGCCTGCGTCTCGACCTTCCGGAAACGATCCGTGCGGCCGGCGCCGGCCCGGACGAAGACGGTCCGCCGGTCTTCGCAAGCTTCGTGATGGATTGCGCGACCGATTTCCGTGACGGCAGCGGCGGTGTCACTGCTGCGCAGACCCAGGCGATTTTCGATGGTGGTTCGAACAACGATGCAGCCTTTACCAACACGCTGACGATGACCTTCGTCAACGGTTCGAACGAAAACGGCGTCGCCGTCTTCGATCCGAAGGCATTGGCCGCGTTCTTCAACACCCCGACGAATATCGGTGCCGCCTATCCGGGCAACGACACCTGGGTTCAGGGCTGGACCTGCAACTCGGCCACGGTGACTTTCGACTCGAACGTAACCGACTGCTCGAGCCTGCCGGTATACTGATCGGCTCCAAAGGCCGCGGGATGTGCACCAAGGCGCATTCCGCGGCCTCATTCGCTTTTCGCACAGGAGCCATCGCAGAGCTCCGCATCCGTTATCAGGCCTGAACATGAGGGGGTCTCGTATCATGTCGACCGGCAAGCAGCTTACCGCGCTGCTCCTGCTCACCACCGCGCTCACTATTCCCGGGGCCGCTTTCGCCCAGGATACCGGTGTGGGCACCGGCGCCGAAGGCGTTCCCGCCGAAGCCGATCCCGCAACCGACGCCGTCCAGGCACAGCAGGTCGAGGGCATCGAGGATACGCCCGAAGAGGAGCAGTTCGAGGAGCCCGAAATCTCGGTCCCCGGTGGCGCCATCGTCGTCACCGGCCGCCGTCGCCAGGACGTGACCCGTGCCTCGTCGCAGGTCGTCTCGGTGCTCGACAGCGCCAGCATCGCCCGCACCGGCGAAGGCGACATCGCCGGCGCGCTGACCCGCGTCACAGGCCTTTCCACCGTGGGCAATGGCCTCGTCTATGTCCGCGGCCTGGGCGATCGCTATTCGCTCGCGCTGCTCAACGGCCTCCCGCTCCCCTCGCCCCAGCCGCTGAGCCGCGTGGTGCCGCTCGACATTTTCCCGACCAGCATCATCGCCTCCAGCCTGGTTCAGAAAACCTACTCGGCCAATTTCCCCGGGGAATTCGGCGGCGGTGTGATCAACCTCACCACCCGCGCCGTTCCCGACGAGAGCTTCGTCAAGATCAGCGCCGGCATTTCCGGCGATAGCGAAACCACTTTCGGCACCGGATACAGCTATTACGGATCGAGCTACGATTGGTTCGGTTTCGATGACGGGCGGCGCACCACACGTCCGGCCCTGCAGAATTACCTCGACAGCGGCCTTGCCCTGTCCGATCCCAATGTCGACCAGAAGGCGATCCTGCTGGAACTGGGCGATCCCAACCTGATCCTGCTCCAGAGCACGGACACTCTCCCTGTGAACTGGTCTGCGGGCATAACCGCAGGCACCAGTTTCGATGTCTTTTCCGATGGCCGCTTCGGGATCATCGCAACGGCATCGCTCAGCAATAAGTGGCGCAACCGCTTCATTACCCGCCAGACGGCGGTCAACGCGGATCTGGATCTCGATACCGACTTTCGCCAGTTCACCACCGACCAACGCATCCTTGCCAACGCCATGCTGGGCTTCGGCCTGGAAGTGGGCGAGCATCGCTTCCGCGTGGTCAACCTGTTCATTCGCGACAGCCTCAAGCGCGCCTCGCTTGCAGAGGGGACGGACTTCCAGAACGACGATACCGACCAGGTGCAGAACACCGGCTGGTACGAACGTCAGCTGTTCGACACCCAGTTCACCGGCGAAATGGAGTTCGGCGACCTCTCGCTCGACCTGCGTGCCGGATATGCCCAGACACAGCGTGAAGCCCCGTATGAGTGGGAGTTCACCTATACCCGCACCAACAACGCCAACGATCCGCTCGGCAATATCTTCCTCAACACGCTCGATCCGCAGCGCGGCGGCGCGGTTGTCGCCCTCTCGGACCTGACCGAAGACCTTTATTACGGTGGGATCGACCTCAGCTATCAGCTCGCCAACTGGCTGGGGGTGACGGTCGGCGGTGCCTATACGGACACGCAGCGCCTGTCCTCGCGCCGCGAATTCGATATCCGCGCATCAAGCGGTTACCCCGACATTTTCGGCGCCTTCCGCCCGGATGCCCTGCTCGGCGATTCCCTGATCGAACTCGGCTACGATCCCGATGCGCAGGACGCGGCG
This window encodes:
- a CDS encoding TonB-dependent receptor domain-containing protein, with translation MSTGKQLTALLLLTTALTIPGAAFAQDTGVGTGAEGVPAEADPATDAVQAQQVEGIEDTPEEEQFEEPEISVPGGAIVVTGRRRQDVTRASSQVVSVLDSASIARTGEGDIAGALTRVTGLSTVGNGLVYVRGLGDRYSLALLNGLPLPSPQPLSRVVPLDIFPTSIIASSLVQKTYSANFPGEFGGGVINLTTRAVPDESFVKISAGISGDSETTFGTGYSYYGSSYDWFGFDDGRRTTRPALQNYLDSGLALSDPNVDQKAILLELGDPNLILLQSTDTLPVNWSAGITAGTSFDVFSDGRFGIIATASLSNKWRNRFITRQTAVNADLDLDTDFRQFTTDQRILANAMLGFGLEVGEHRFRVVNLFIRDSLKRASLAEGTDFQNDDTDQVQNTGWYERQLFDTQFTGEMEFGDLSLDLRAGYAQTQREAPYEWEFTYTRTNNANDPLGNIFLNTLDPQRGGAVVALSDLTEDLYYGGIDLSYQLANWLGVTVGGAYTDTQRLSSRREFDIRASSGYPDIFGAFRPDALLGDSLIELGYDPDAQDAAGIGPFTYNIFDTTGSDPAFEAGLEIIAGYVQARLEPTPGVSLDLGVRYEDARQQVVPLGLDGTPSGSGNSTLLENDYFLPGATLTWEVTDSFQLRFNASKTIARPQFRELIFQTYFDPETNRQFNGNPSLIDSELTNYEARAEYYWGSGSKASLAGFYKDIENPIEVFSSFSDNDQISGFANAPSAKLYGAEFELQWNKDLYSLGDWWESKRLVAIANYTYTQSDLQVGADDIARVFPFADQPATNFFRDGVPLTGQSDHLVNLQLGIEDLDKVSQATFLLSYASERVTSRGTAALPDIVEDPGLRLDFVVRQGFELAGADMELKFEARNITGRDHFEFQTNGTNRIEINSYDVGRSFAVSLSAEF
- a CDS encoding VirB4 family type IV secretion/conjugal transfer ATPase; this translates as MPRKDKWKGAAAWSAKEARAGDRLPYLRLIDESTMLLRDGSVMTAIQVPGLLFETEDSDALNAHAATREVVLRSTLDARFVLYHHVIRRRVSVELEAQFPDPISRHIDERWRERLGSGQLFVNDQFITLIRRPARGKAGLAERVSKKFKRGGGEWLDADPKDLRSLRAASQGLVASLSAYGATLLGDYIGPQGHTNSEMLELLSALYNGEMRPVRKPADDVDLGHMLPYRRVSFGLDAIEMRGSGTPDFAAILGLKDYPEATSPGLLDSLLRLPFEMVVSESYAPTERQTARERMDLAIRRLKSADEEAAAERADMLAARDALGNGAVGFGDHHLTVMVKEQGLGRLDDAMAACAAALADTGAIAVREDTNCEPAFWGQFPGNESYLVRRALISSANMASFGSLHGFALGQAQGNHWGEAVTLLETTSATPFFFNFHHGDLGNFSVIGPSGSGKTVVMNFLAAQAQKFSPRTILFDKDRGAELFVRGIGGRYDSIRAGEPTGFNPLSLPDTPGNKAFLRDWLGVLLKAEGPEEEQTIAGAVDAAYANDASLRRLRHFKELLSGSRRPQPGDLADRLGAWIGEGEHAWMFDNAEDRLDLTSRVLGFDMTALLENPKLRTPTMMYLFHRIEERLDGKPTMILIDEGWKALDDEVFAARIRDWLKTLRKRNALVGFATQSARDALESRISTALVEQTATMVFMPNSRARPEDYCDGFGLTEHELALIRTLPAHSRCFLVRQPDASVVVRLDLSGAPEVLTLLSGRESSVRRLDLLREALGDAPSEWFPALTGTKWPGGANDEGGAGVEALGLAAE
- a CDS encoding lytic transglycosylase domain-containing protein, with the protein product MILARLALVTGLSCAVLTAFPVKADVMEVDADGARWVTGGGAASTAAQTELASAGPLTEVPADIVIPDAAVADPGQYARFVPESYKAKVAELAARFDLSPTLIEALVWQESRWRANAVSPVGARGLAQLMPGTARDLGVDPDDPFANLEGGARYLREQLDRFDGDLEKALAAYNAGPGRVIRAGGIPRIRETQHYVAAIMGRLSDHSRE
- a CDS encoding TrbC/VirB2 family protein, with translation MIPSAAFAQGTDPAGSGPIVAALGWLQGTLLGNVATAVAVMAVAAVGFMMLTGRLNWRFGATVIIGVFILFGAASIVAGIQGVAGG
- a CDS encoding type IV secretion system protein VirB3, with the translated sequence MTALVRHPVHRALTRPQMFAGVTYNYFIINGMVTTEAFLITGSWLALLVFAVMHGVGYFACLREPRIFDLWITKVSKCPRVANYKRWGCNSYAA